One region of Mangifera indica cultivar Alphonso chromosome 3, CATAS_Mindica_2.1, whole genome shotgun sequence genomic DNA includes:
- the LOC123212438 gene encoding 60S ribosomal protein L29-1-like: MAKSKNHTAHNQSYKAHKNGIKKPRKHRHTSTKGMDPKFLRNQRYARKHNKKGAESGADEE; this comes from the exons ATGGCGAAGTCGAAGAACCACACAGCTCACAACCAGTCTTACAAGGCTCACAAAAACGGAATCAAGAAACCCAGAAAGCACCGCCACACATCCACCAAAGGG ATGGACCCAAAGTTTTTGAGGAACCAGAGGTATGCAAGGAAGCACAACAAGAAAGGAGCTGAATCAGGTGCTGATGAAGAGTAG
- the LOC123211885 gene encoding calmodulin-binding transcription activator 5-like isoform X1, translated as MDERLVGSEIHGFHTLKDLDFGTMMEEAKTRWLRPNEIQAILCNSKHFSINAKPVNMPKSGTVVLFDRKMLRNFRKDGHSWKKKKDGKTVKEAHEHLKVGNEERIHVYYAHGEDSPTFVRRCYWLLDKSLENIVLVHYRETQEGSPATPPNSHSSSVSDQPASWLLPEEFDSGAGQAYYAGEKELAVQLGSEPNDNLTVQNHELRLHEINTLEWEELVVANDSNNSTETSGDKVSCLGQQNHSAISGAMTNGSYVPAYDLFAEVSSISNLTQSIARIENAHFNILDGVYGKKMVSQVNLDTVRKDFSVCAGDTLDILASDGLQSLDSLGKRMNNILTDSPGSVDDPVFHSPMSSGHQQYTISDHIFNITDVAPAWAFSTENTKILITGFFHEEYLHLSQSNLSLVCGDICVPADVVQIGVYRCLVSPHSPGLVHLYMSIDGHKPISQILNFEFRAPSVHEPVISSEDKLNWEEFQLQTRLAHLLFSTSKGPNIFSSKVSPNALEEAKNFSLKTSHICSSWSYLNRSVENNKTSVAEAKDSLFEFTLKNKMREWLVEKIVEGCKTTEYDSQGQGVIHLCAILGYTWAIHLFSWSGLSLDFRDKYGWTALHWAAYCGREKMVATLLSAGAKPNLVTDPTSENPGGCTVADLASKQGYDGLAAFLSEQALVAQFNDMTIAGNITGTLPTGTTETVDNQKLTEDELYMKDSLTAYRYAAEAAARIQVAFREHSLKVQAKAVQLSNPEDEAQSIIAAMKIQHAFHNFNMRKKMAAAARIQHRFRTWKIRKDFLNMRRQAVKIQSVFRGFHVRKQYRKILWSVGVLEKVILRWRLKRKGFRGLKIDPGAEGVGDQKQDSDVEEDFYQTSRKQAEERVERSVIRVQALFRSKKAQAEYRRMKMAHDQARLEYEGLLHREVEMDT; from the exons ATGGATGAGCGACTTGTAGGCTCGGAGATTCATGGATTCCATACATTGAAGG ATTTGGATTTTGGGACCATGATGGAGGAAGCGAAAACAAGATGGTTACGGCCAAATGAAATTCAGGCTATATTATGTAATAGCAAGCATTTCAGCATCAATGCCAAGCCAGTGAACATGCCCAAAa GTGGCACTGTAGTTTTGTTTGACCGTAAGATGCTTAGGAATTTCCGGAAAGATGGTCATAgctggaagaagaaaaaggatggGAAGACTGTTAAAGAGGCTCACGAACATCTAAAA GTTGGTAATGAAGAGAGGATTCATGTTTACTATGCACATGGTGAAGATAGCCCAACCTTTGTTCGCAGATGTTATTGGCTACTTGATAA GAGTCTGGAAAACATAGTCCTTGTTCATTATCGGGAAACTCAGGAG GGTTCTCCAGCCACACCACCAAATTCACACTCTAGCTCAGTCTCAGACCAGCCTGCTTCATGGCTTTTACCTGAAGAATTTGATTCTGGAGCTGGTCAGGCATATTATGCTGGGGAGAAAGAACTAGCTG TTCAGCTTGGTTCAGAGCCAAATGACAATTTAACTGTCCAAAATCATGAATTGAGACTTCATGAAATCAATACACTTGAATGGGAAGAACTCGTGGTGGCAAATGATTCCAATAATTCAACTGAAACCAGTGGAG ACAAAGTTTCATGCCTTGGCCAACAAAATCACTCTGCAATAAGTGGGGCCATGACCAAT GGTAGCTATGTTCCAGCATATGATTTATTTGCAGAAGTTTCTTCTATTAGTAATCTAACTCAATCAATTGCTAGGATTGAAAATGCTCATTTCAATATTCTGGATGGAGTTTATGGTAAAAAAATGGTGAGTCAGGTGAATTTAGACACAGTGAGAAAGGATTTTTCAGTGTGTGCTGGTGATACCCTGGACATTTTGGCCAGTGATGGTTTGCAGAGTCTGGACAGTTTAGGCAAACGGATGAACAACATCTTGACTGACTCTCCGGGTTCAGTGGATGATCCTGTGTTTCATTCACCAATGTCATCTGGTCATCAGCAATATACCATTTCTGATCACATATTCAACATAACAGATGTTGCACCTGCATGGGCCTTTTCAACTGAAAATACAAAG ATTCTAATTACTGGATTTTTTCACGAGGAATATTTACATCTTTCCCAGTCCAATCTGTCATTGGTCTGTGGTGATATATGTGTGCCTGCAGATGTTGTTCAGATTGGGGTGTACCGCTGTTTGGTATCACCACATTCTCCTGGTTTAGTACACCTATATATGAGTATTGATGGCCATAAACCTATCAGccaaattcttaattttgagtTTCGTGCTCCTTCAGTGCATGAGCCAGTAATTTCATCAGAAGATAAGTTGAATTGGGAAGAGTTTCAACTTCAGACAAGGCTTGCTCATCTGCTTTTCTCTACATCCAAGGGCCCTAACATCTTTTCTAGTAAAGTGTCACCAAATGCCCTGGAGGAGGCTAAGAATTTTAGTCTGAAAACCTCTCATATTTGCAGTAGTTGGTCTTATTTGAACAGATCAGTTGAAAACAACAAGACTTCGGTTGCAGAAGCGAAAGACAGTTTGTTTGAATTCACTTTGAAGAACAAAATGAGGGAATGGCTTGTGGAAAAAATAGTTGAAGGGTGTAAAACCACCGAATATGATAGTCAAGGCCAAGGAGTAATACATTTGTGTGCTATTCTTGGATACACATGGGCTATCCATCTATTTTCATGGTCAGGCTTATCATTGGATTTTCGAGATAAATATGGGTGGACAGCTCTGCATTGGGCTGCATATTGTGGAAG GGAGAAAATGGTTGCAACTCTTTTATCAGCTGGGGCGAAGCCAAACTTAGTCACGGACCCCACTTCGGAAAATCCTGGTGGATGTACCGTTGCAGATCTTGCATCTAAGCAGGGCTATGACGGCTTAGCAGCTTTTCTTTCTGAACAGGCTTTAGTAGCACAGTTCAATGATATGACCATAGCTGGAAATATTACTGGAACACTGCCAACAGGCACCACTGAGACTGTAGACAATCAGAAGCTCACTGAGGACGAGCTGTATATGAAGGATAGTTTGACAGCTTATCGATATGCTGCCGAAGCAGCAGCACGTATTCAAGTTGCATTCAGGGAGCACTCACTAAAAGTACAGGCTAAAGCAGTTCAGTTATCCAATCCTGAGGATGAAGCGCAAAGTATAATTGCTGCAATGAAGATTCAGCATGCATTCCACAACTTTAATATGCGGAAAAAAATGGCAGCTGCTGCCCGCATCCAACATAGGTTCCGTACATGGAAAATTCGTAAAGATTTTCTTAATATGCGTCGTCAAGCTGTCAAAATCCAA TCTGTCTTCCGGGGCTTCCATGTTAGGAAGCAGTATCGTAAGATTCTATGGTCAGTTGGGGTGCTTGAAAAAGTAATTCTGCGCTGGCgattaaaaagaaaaggtttCCGTGGTCTAAAAATTGATCCTGGTGCTGAAGGAGTTGGAGATCAGAAGCAAGATAGTGATGTAGAGGAAGACTTCTATCAAACCAGCCGTAAACAAGCTGAAGAGCGTGTTGAGAGATCAGTTATACGGGTTCAAGCCTTGTTTCGGTCAAAGAAAGCACAAGCAGAATATAGGAGGATGAAGATGGCCCATGATCAAGCAAGG CTGGAATACGAAGGATTACTTCACCGAGAGGTTGAGATGGACACTTGA
- the LOC123211885 gene encoding calmodulin-binding transcription activator 5-like isoform X2 — protein sequence MMEEAKTRWLRPNEIQAILCNSKHFSINAKPVNMPKSGTVVLFDRKMLRNFRKDGHSWKKKKDGKTVKEAHEHLKVGNEERIHVYYAHGEDSPTFVRRCYWLLDKSLENIVLVHYRETQEGSPATPPNSHSSSVSDQPASWLLPEEFDSGAGQAYYAGEKELAVQLGSEPNDNLTVQNHELRLHEINTLEWEELVVANDSNNSTETSGDKVSCLGQQNHSAISGAMTNGSYVPAYDLFAEVSSISNLTQSIARIENAHFNILDGVYGKKMVSQVNLDTVRKDFSVCAGDTLDILASDGLQSLDSLGKRMNNILTDSPGSVDDPVFHSPMSSGHQQYTISDHIFNITDVAPAWAFSTENTKILITGFFHEEYLHLSQSNLSLVCGDICVPADVVQIGVYRCLVSPHSPGLVHLYMSIDGHKPISQILNFEFRAPSVHEPVISSEDKLNWEEFQLQTRLAHLLFSTSKGPNIFSSKVSPNALEEAKNFSLKTSHICSSWSYLNRSVENNKTSVAEAKDSLFEFTLKNKMREWLVEKIVEGCKTTEYDSQGQGVIHLCAILGYTWAIHLFSWSGLSLDFRDKYGWTALHWAAYCGREKMVATLLSAGAKPNLVTDPTSENPGGCTVADLASKQGYDGLAAFLSEQALVAQFNDMTIAGNITGTLPTGTTETVDNQKLTEDELYMKDSLTAYRYAAEAAARIQVAFREHSLKVQAKAVQLSNPEDEAQSIIAAMKIQHAFHNFNMRKKMAAAARIQHRFRTWKIRKDFLNMRRQAVKIQSVFRGFHVRKQYRKILWSVGVLEKVILRWRLKRKGFRGLKIDPGAEGVGDQKQDSDVEEDFYQTSRKQAEERVERSVIRVQALFRSKKAQAEYRRMKMAHDQARLEYEGLLHREVEMDT from the exons ATGATGGAGGAAGCGAAAACAAGATGGTTACGGCCAAATGAAATTCAGGCTATATTATGTAATAGCAAGCATTTCAGCATCAATGCCAAGCCAGTGAACATGCCCAAAa GTGGCACTGTAGTTTTGTTTGACCGTAAGATGCTTAGGAATTTCCGGAAAGATGGTCATAgctggaagaagaaaaaggatggGAAGACTGTTAAAGAGGCTCACGAACATCTAAAA GTTGGTAATGAAGAGAGGATTCATGTTTACTATGCACATGGTGAAGATAGCCCAACCTTTGTTCGCAGATGTTATTGGCTACTTGATAA GAGTCTGGAAAACATAGTCCTTGTTCATTATCGGGAAACTCAGGAG GGTTCTCCAGCCACACCACCAAATTCACACTCTAGCTCAGTCTCAGACCAGCCTGCTTCATGGCTTTTACCTGAAGAATTTGATTCTGGAGCTGGTCAGGCATATTATGCTGGGGAGAAAGAACTAGCTG TTCAGCTTGGTTCAGAGCCAAATGACAATTTAACTGTCCAAAATCATGAATTGAGACTTCATGAAATCAATACACTTGAATGGGAAGAACTCGTGGTGGCAAATGATTCCAATAATTCAACTGAAACCAGTGGAG ACAAAGTTTCATGCCTTGGCCAACAAAATCACTCTGCAATAAGTGGGGCCATGACCAAT GGTAGCTATGTTCCAGCATATGATTTATTTGCAGAAGTTTCTTCTATTAGTAATCTAACTCAATCAATTGCTAGGATTGAAAATGCTCATTTCAATATTCTGGATGGAGTTTATGGTAAAAAAATGGTGAGTCAGGTGAATTTAGACACAGTGAGAAAGGATTTTTCAGTGTGTGCTGGTGATACCCTGGACATTTTGGCCAGTGATGGTTTGCAGAGTCTGGACAGTTTAGGCAAACGGATGAACAACATCTTGACTGACTCTCCGGGTTCAGTGGATGATCCTGTGTTTCATTCACCAATGTCATCTGGTCATCAGCAATATACCATTTCTGATCACATATTCAACATAACAGATGTTGCACCTGCATGGGCCTTTTCAACTGAAAATACAAAG ATTCTAATTACTGGATTTTTTCACGAGGAATATTTACATCTTTCCCAGTCCAATCTGTCATTGGTCTGTGGTGATATATGTGTGCCTGCAGATGTTGTTCAGATTGGGGTGTACCGCTGTTTGGTATCACCACATTCTCCTGGTTTAGTACACCTATATATGAGTATTGATGGCCATAAACCTATCAGccaaattcttaattttgagtTTCGTGCTCCTTCAGTGCATGAGCCAGTAATTTCATCAGAAGATAAGTTGAATTGGGAAGAGTTTCAACTTCAGACAAGGCTTGCTCATCTGCTTTTCTCTACATCCAAGGGCCCTAACATCTTTTCTAGTAAAGTGTCACCAAATGCCCTGGAGGAGGCTAAGAATTTTAGTCTGAAAACCTCTCATATTTGCAGTAGTTGGTCTTATTTGAACAGATCAGTTGAAAACAACAAGACTTCGGTTGCAGAAGCGAAAGACAGTTTGTTTGAATTCACTTTGAAGAACAAAATGAGGGAATGGCTTGTGGAAAAAATAGTTGAAGGGTGTAAAACCACCGAATATGATAGTCAAGGCCAAGGAGTAATACATTTGTGTGCTATTCTTGGATACACATGGGCTATCCATCTATTTTCATGGTCAGGCTTATCATTGGATTTTCGAGATAAATATGGGTGGACAGCTCTGCATTGGGCTGCATATTGTGGAAG GGAGAAAATGGTTGCAACTCTTTTATCAGCTGGGGCGAAGCCAAACTTAGTCACGGACCCCACTTCGGAAAATCCTGGTGGATGTACCGTTGCAGATCTTGCATCTAAGCAGGGCTATGACGGCTTAGCAGCTTTTCTTTCTGAACAGGCTTTAGTAGCACAGTTCAATGATATGACCATAGCTGGAAATATTACTGGAACACTGCCAACAGGCACCACTGAGACTGTAGACAATCAGAAGCTCACTGAGGACGAGCTGTATATGAAGGATAGTTTGACAGCTTATCGATATGCTGCCGAAGCAGCAGCACGTATTCAAGTTGCATTCAGGGAGCACTCACTAAAAGTACAGGCTAAAGCAGTTCAGTTATCCAATCCTGAGGATGAAGCGCAAAGTATAATTGCTGCAATGAAGATTCAGCATGCATTCCACAACTTTAATATGCGGAAAAAAATGGCAGCTGCTGCCCGCATCCAACATAGGTTCCGTACATGGAAAATTCGTAAAGATTTTCTTAATATGCGTCGTCAAGCTGTCAAAATCCAA TCTGTCTTCCGGGGCTTCCATGTTAGGAAGCAGTATCGTAAGATTCTATGGTCAGTTGGGGTGCTTGAAAAAGTAATTCTGCGCTGGCgattaaaaagaaaaggtttCCGTGGTCTAAAAATTGATCCTGGTGCTGAAGGAGTTGGAGATCAGAAGCAAGATAGTGATGTAGAGGAAGACTTCTATCAAACCAGCCGTAAACAAGCTGAAGAGCGTGTTGAGAGATCAGTTATACGGGTTCAAGCCTTGTTTCGGTCAAAGAAAGCACAAGCAGAATATAGGAGGATGAAGATGGCCCATGATCAAGCAAGG CTGGAATACGAAGGATTACTTCACCGAGAGGTTGAGATGGACACTTGA